The Aspergillus nidulans FGSC A4 chromosome VIII genome contains the following window.
TGGCGTATTTAGTACTCTTAATGGACAAGTTGGATTCAAGAAAAGTGTCTGTAATTGGCATAACGCTGTCAGCCTGTGATGGTGGGTTTTCACCTTTACGTCGTTATGTTGTTTACTGTTGTCGTGCCTCTATATAAAGGATCCTCACCATGCCACAGTTCAATAGACCAAAGATCAAGGATTTGATAATAATCTGTCAATTCACCTTTCTAATTCCATTCTTATTTGAACCAAGTCCCAATGTCAACGCCGTCGCAACCAAACTACTCCATTCACTCCATCATTGCCGCATACGGCATCGGCCTGATCCCTCATGGCTACTACTTTGTCACCATGATGGCCAATGCACGGAGTCAAGCTAGCAATCTTCTGTATGATCCAGCAGcgagcttttcttcatccaagtCTGTAAGCTTATCGTTGTTGTGATGCAGCCCTCGAGAGAACCTGTCTACCCTCAAGTCCAGCCTCCCCTCGCAGATCTGGACAAAGCTCGCCAAAGCCCGCGGCGCACATCTCAATGCCATGGAGAATCTGCCGCTGTTTGCTGTCGCTATGGTATGTAGATCTCATTCGCTGTAGCGACCCATCTTCAGTCATTCAGGATGGTGTGCTAAAAAGTGTACCAGCTGGCAGGAAACGTCGCCCAACTCCCCGCAGACGAGCTCAACACGCTGTCGCTCGAGTACCTGGGTGCGCGGATCCTGTATATGGCTGCGTATATGGGAGCAAGGTCGGAAGCCATTAGTTATGTGCGGACGGGGCTGTGGGCGTGGAGTGTCTCGATCCCGATTATGGCGCTGGTCAAGGCCGGGAAGGCCTTTGATGGGACTGCGTAGAGGTTAATGCTGGCTCGTGGGCCGCTCATTAGAATAGGGCCATCTCAATGAGAATACTCGATGAGAATTATCTATAATATTTAATGACGCATATTGCTTTGTTCTCCAGACACCGGGGCGCTCTAGAACCCAACCGAGAGAGGTTAGATTGTAAATCAATGTGTCTCATAAAGGCAAGCTAAGAGAGGGGATTAACAGCTACCTATCTAATGTAAGCAGTGTAAAAAGATAGGTTGCAGAGTTGGTATAATTTTTCTCTGGTTTAATGTAGGGTTTCCCCTTTGCAAACGTCGCCTTGCCGTGAGTCGCGTCTATTATTTATCTATAATCAGCAGACATGAGGTATCCGCTGGCAAACGTCTCTTCTATGCACCAGTCGAGTCATGCAGCTCGAACTCCGCGAAGAACGAAGTCTGATTACTACCGGAGAGAAGCGATACTTCTCAATGACAAACCATTTCCCTAAATTCTAAGGCTCAAAGATTGAGACACACGGAAGTAGACTGAATCGAATCGTCTGATCAAGTGAAGTCAGGTAAGCACCGCGCCATGCCGGTGCATGTGACTCTAGTTGTTAGTGCTGGTCTGCGATTGGGCTCTTTGTGATGCTACATAGAACTAGCTAAAAGTAGCACTGCAATGAGCCATCTGGAATGAGAGTTGCCAGTGTTGGCTCTCTCTCATCGTGGTAGGCACTTAGTCAAAAGGGGCACCGCAGCTCCAAAAGAAGGTGTCTACTCAATATAGCGCTCTCGAGGTCAGATTAGGGCTAGCAGAGCGTCTCGGCGGTCTCCCAAGCAGGTCTGTTCAACGATATCCTTCTAGATAGTTGTGATTACTGGTCCATTATGAGTATGTATCTGCGTCCAACTACTTCCTATACAAGACCCAGAACCACACGAGGCAGCCTACCTGTTCCACACCCTCACATAATCCACCTCCAGCCTTGAACTCGCCGCAGTATCATCCTGATCCTCAGTCACATCCCgaccaacagcaacatctaGCAGCAGGAAATGCCCCTGGTACGCGATCTTCTCCCAGACATCGCGGTCGCCGACATCCCGCCCGCTTAGCGAAAACGTCTTCACCCCGTCCAGATACCAGTTCAGTGTATTGTCTTCCCACATCTCCGCCCCGTCGCTGCTGAACTGCGTGCGGTCGACCTCGAAGCCAAGGTAGTGCCAGTTACAGTCTCTCCATAAAGCACTGCTCGTCAAGCCCGCAAACTCATTACAGGGCCCGCCGGGTGCGGTTCCGCAATGCAGTGCCTGATGGACTTTCTCCTCGCCTTGGACAATCTCAGCGATATCCCACTCCGACACAGCCGGCCAGTCCAGGCACGTATCCCGATCATTCCCGCGGATCTCTGTGCCGAGAGCCCAGAAGCGGAAGGTGACTGCATCCGCAGGCGATGCCTTTTCTAGTGTCGAAACCGAGACACCAGCAGCGGCACACCCCGTCTTGATCCGCGCGTCGATGAATAGTTTCCCGCCGCGCTCGGCTTTGAAGTCTTTGCGGACTGTCTCGATACGCGCGCTTGTCCAGAGCCTATTGCTTTTCTTCCGCGGGGTGATGGATAGCGTCCCCTGCTTTGTAAGATGGATATTCTCAGTATCCGCTGTATATGACTCGATATGGAGTCCATGATCTTCCCAGCTGGCCGGGTAGCTCTGCCCTGTAGCATAGAGCCATTTTGCAGCACTGGGCTGTTCGACTGCACCGCTGGACGGCTGGTTGAATTCTTCGTGCCAGGTGAGACTGTAACCGGCCAGCAGAGGCTTATTGGGTCCTGAGTCCAGGCCACGAGAGGAGATTGCACGGGCGCCGTGTGAGTGGGGTTTATGATTATGGTTGTGACTGTGACCGTGAGCTGTGGTTGTTGGTGACAGTATGAGGCCGAGTATGAAGAGTGCGGCTGAGATGGGGGTTGGCGGCTTCATTGTGGGTATGTTCTTGGATTATCTTAGGAAGGCTATGGGCCGATGGCCGATATATCAACCATTtcagaaaaaataaaaataaaagCCAGCCGCAGCTTTATTCTGGGCATTGCCAGCGGGGAGCGCTGATTGGTGGATATTGCATCTAGACCGGTCTGGCCAGCTGGATGTTTCGCAGAGCGTTTCACGATGATCGAGTTGGCATGTCTTCAATGTAGAAACATATTTTTATTGCTCGTTAACCTATTCTTTAGTGTTTTAGCGTAGTTAATGTACTGTTAGGACTGTTGGTACTGTTAGTGTTCAATATTGTTAATATTGCTATGCTGTTATTGCTATAGGGCTGCCGTAGCTACGCCGAATGGCCTGCTTTCCATACTGTGCTCGATCAGAGTACACGAAACAGTAGAGTTGACCTATGCTTTACCCTGCAAGCAAAGCTAATCCTAGGGCTAGCTGTTCCATCTACTGACGGACCCGGAATGGATCATACAGCGGGTCGACAGACAGCCCATCGAGCTTGTGGGTGACCACCCGCCCGTCTTTCAAGAGACCGACCAAATTCTCTCCAATGCGATCCAGGACTGTGATATCCTCCAGAGGATTTGCCTTGAGGACAAGCAGGTCCGCAATACCCCCGCTCCTGATACTGCCCAGcttcccctccatccccAGATACCTGGCCGCGTCCACGGTGGCAGATTGTAGAATCTCACGGGCAGTCAACACACCAGCCCTGATCCGGAACTCCTGGTTCTGCAGGGGATGCAAGCCTGCCAGGAGATCGGATCCGTAGCACATTGCCACGCCGGCGTCACGGAGGACCGCCAGAGCATCCAGGCCGCCTCGGAGGACCTCctggttcttcctctggctGGCATCGTCTAGGAAGTGCGAGAATGCTGGCTGCACCATGCCGTAGTATGTCACGAGCGTCGGGGTGAATGTGACCCCCATGTCCCTGCAGTACTCTGCCGTCTCGCGGTCGATGAAATTTCCGTGCTCGATCCCGCGGACCCCATTATCGACTGCATGGCGGATCGCATCCACAGTATAGCAGTGCGCAGTCACGTACTTGCCCGAGTGCGCAGCAGTTCTCGTGATCGCCTGAATCTCTTCTGCCGTGAACTGAAGCATATCCAACGCATCAGAGGGGGACGCTACGCCGCCACCACACATGATCTTGATGAAATCTGCGCCCCGGCGCAGCTCGTCGCGGACGGCGCTCAGGCAGGCGGGTACGCCATCACACACCCGTGCTAGAGACGGCGAGTGCCCACCGCAgcatttctcttcctcgccttGGAAAGCGGCGCGGGAGTCGCCATGTCCGCCCGTCTGCGAGAGTGCCTTTCCTGCGATGAAGAGGCGCGGGCCAGGCACAAGGCCTTCAGCAATAGCGTCGCGCAGCGCGGCGTCGGCACCTCCCGTGTCGCGCGCCGTCGTGAATCCGCGGAGGAGCATCTCTCGCGCGACGTATGCGGCGCGATGGGCGAGGCTGGTTGGGCTGGCAGAAAACATGTCTCTGAGAGCAGGGTTGCCGGGCGTTGCAGTAAGATGCACGTGGCAGTCTATAAGGCCAGGGCAGATGTAGTGGTCCTCTGCGTCTATGACGGTCGAGCTGGAAGGGGGAGTGTATTTGCCAGTAGCGACATCTACAATACAACCGTCCGCGATCCGGACAGAGGAATTCGGGATAATCTTGCCGGTTTCGACGTCGACAACATTAGCATTGATAAAGGCGATGTCAGGGCCTGGTTCGCGCGGAATCCAGGGTTTCGCGGGAATGGAGCGCATTTGTATGAGGTAGGCAGTTGCAAAATCAAGATATTGGAACTTGTAAGCAGACAGGTAGACAGAACAACAGAAATGTTGGAGGAGACAACGAACCCTCCCAGTCTTCCTAGGCTCGAACAGTTGGAGAACCACAAGCGGGGGACGTGATGGCGCCCACCAGTCAAAGTCCGTACAGGTTGGAGAACAAATTGGCCACGAGTGCCCCCATGGTTCTATGGCATACGAAGCGAGGTTTATCCGGCATAGACATGTACAAAGCTGGATAATCCTGCCATGCTGGCCTTGGTACTCCCATGGATTGGGACTCTAAATGTTGATCCAAGTAGAGGCCATGTGACGGGACGAGACAAACAGCATTATTAGCAACAATGGGGTTCAGCTTTATACCTTGACATTTCTAGATTCAAGGTATCCTTGGATTCATTGCCGAGTCAAATGTATGTTAACATGCAGTCTTGGTACAACAGTGTACAAGTGTCAATaagtggagaagaagggcagtTTTCATGACTGGAAGACCCAATCCGCCTTGAACATATTAGTGAATAATGATGAACAATTAAACTCAGATCAGCCAGTTTAAAATAATGTAAAGAGCAAGCAAGTAAATTGTGCAGTTGCCTGTTCGAGGATTAAGGATAAGAGagggcaaaaaaaaaggaaaatgtAGGGCCCGAACCGGGATTTGAACCCGGGACCTCTCGCATTCGAGACTTGGTAGCCCAAAGCGAGAATCATACGACTAGACCATCCGGGCTACTGTTGAAAAATTATATCCTCTTTAATAACCTATGATCTAACACAATAACTCATTATATCAGTATTCTTCAGTCCTTGCTCTGAACACCACTGCAACTGCACTGTGGGTTCTTTATAAGCCTTTCTAATTATTCTTGTTCAAATCCTTATGAGTTATACCCCACCACACAGTTCTATAACGCAGGTTCGACCTGGAGAAGGTCTGGGCACGCACCTTCTGAAACTCGACTTCAAAATCCTGTTTTGCGAGGCAACAGGTTttgttgcaatgagcaaggttttATCAGAATGTATGAAGTATTGTTATTCTTGTATTCTCTAAAGCTATTGCTAGTaatatcatttattattctgccccagccgaccgcctgggtcacaGGCATTGTCTGGGCATCGCCAGGCGTCGTCTTTGGGATAGGGCAACAGGTTTAGTATAGCCCAAAATGTCCTGGCTGGCCAAGGCCACAGGCAGCAGGGTGCCGAAAATAGGCTGCCATATGAGACACTATCTATTTGCAGGCAGGTCAGACTTTTGTTGGATCGACCCCGCCCTGAGACCCAGCAATCGGCTGATTCCATGGTTTCTGACGCGCCCACGCCGTTGCAACATTGAAGATGATTCCATTTTACATGCCACGAAAATGAACAAGACTTCAGTGGTATTAGCTTCTAATGGGGCAGCATGATCAAAGCACTCTTACTAGAATGTTGGGGGATAATGCTCCACCAGCGATTACTATAAGTGACTTTGACCTTATTTTAAATTCAAGGATAAGAATGAAACCTACTGTTACCGATACGATGAGTGTGCGAACCATCCTCTGCGTCAAGTTAGCGAGCCGAGTGCCGACTGCCTCGAACGTCTATCACCTTCAGGCCTGGTGTATGCCCGAGGGGGCTGGGGGTACCACGGACGGACAATGTTCACCCATGCCTCTTAGTGACGCAGGTTGGTCATCTACGGTCCAGTCTTTCTGAGGCCCCGAATTACTGACGGATCGATATCAAGGTGTTCAGGGATGTGGCATGGAGTAAGTATGAATTCGAGTCCAGGACGGCATTCGTCCTCCAATCAACTCACAAAGTTCGAAAGTGAGTTTCAATTGGACAAAGGGAGTTGTACTTTGCTGGGACCTGTATCTGGCTCCGTTACAAATATACTGGCAGCTAGTTCGTGACTTTCGGTCCTTGTTCTGTCGTCTCTATTGTTGTCCTGCGCATCTCATGTACTTGGTGGTTTTTTGGAGGAAGGAAATGGCTGGAACAGGTAACGAGGCGAAATATCCC
Protein-coding sequences here:
- a CDS encoding uncharacterized protein (transcript_id=CADANIAT00002727); the encoded protein is MRSIPAKPWIPREPGPDIAFINANVVDVETGKIIPNSSVRIADGCIVDVATGKYTPPSSSTVIDAEDHYICPGLIDCHVHLTATPGNPALRDMFSASPTSLAHRAAYVAREMLLRGFTTARDTGGADAALRDAIAEGLVPGPRLFIAGKALSQTGGHGDSRAAFQGEEEKCCGGHSPSLARVCDGVPACLSAVRDELRRGADFIKIMCGGGVASPSDALDMLQFTAEEIQAITRTAAHSGKYVTAHCYTVDAIRHAVDNGVRGIEHGNFIDRETAEYCRDMGVTFTPTLVTYYGMVQPAFSHFLDDASQRKNQEVLRGGLDALAVLRDAGVAMCYGSDLLAGLHPLQNQEFRIRAGVLTAREILQSATVDAARYLGMEGKLGSIRSGGIADLLVLKANPLEDITVLDRIGENLVGLLKDGRVVTHKLDGLSVDPLYDPFRVRQ
- a CDS encoding uncharacterized protein (transcript_id=CADANIAT00002726), which translates into the protein MKPPTPISAALFILGLILSPTTTAHGHSHNHNHKPHSHGARAISSRGLDSGPNKPLLAGYSLTWHEEFNQPSSGAVEQPSAAKWLYATGQSYPASWEDHGLHIESYTADTENIHLTKQGTLSITPRKKSNRLWTSARIETVRKDFKAERGGKLFIDARIKTGCAAAGVSVSTLEKASPADAVTFRFWALGTEIRGNDRDTCLDWPAVSEWDIAEIVQGEEKVHQALHCGTAPGGPCNEFAGLTSSALWRDCNWHYLGFEVDRTQFSSDGAEMWEDNTLNWYLDGVKTFSLSGRDVGDRDVWEKIAYQGHFLLLDVAVGRDVTEDQDDTAASSRLEVDYVRVWNSNQTSFFAEFELHDSTGA
- a CDS encoding MAPEG family protein (transcript_id=CADANIAT00002725), translated to MSTPSQPNYSIHSIIAAYGIGLIPHGYYFVTMMANARSQASNLLPRENLSTLKSSLPSQIWTKLAKARGAHLNAMENLPLFAVAMLAGNVAQLPADELNTLSLEYLGARILYMAAYMGARSEAISYVRTGLWAWSVSIPIMALVKAGKAFDGTA